One Streptomyces coeruleorubidus DNA segment encodes these proteins:
- the gcl gene encoding glyoxylate carboligase — translation MARMTAARAAVEILKREGVTDAFGVPGAAINPFYAALKASGGINHTLARHVEGASHMAEGYTRTHAGNIGVCIGTSGPAGTDMITGLYSATGDSIPILCVTGQAPTAVIHKEDFQAVDIASIAKPVTKMAVTVLEAAQVPGVFQQAFHLMRSARPGPVLIDLPIDVQMTEIEFDPETYEPLPVYKPAAARAQIEKAIGMLNASERPLIVAGGGVINADAAELLVEFAELTGTPVVPTLMGWGVLPDDHELNAGMVGLQTSHRYGNATFLESDFVLGIGNRWANRHTGKLDVYTAGRKFVHVDIEPTQIGKIFAPDYGIASDAKAALELFVEVARELKKAGELPDRSAWAASAQERKSTLQRRTHFDDIPIKPQRVYEEMNKAFGPETRYVSTIGLSQIAGAQMLHVYRPRHWINCGQAGPLGWTIPAALGVAKADPEAPVVALSGDYDFQFMIEELAVGAQHKIPYVHVLVNNSYLGLIRQAQRAFDIDFQVNLEFENINAPELGVYGVDHVKVAEGLGCKAIRVTDPAELGAAFEQAKKLAAEYRVPVVVEAILERVTNISMSTTNDIGNVVEFEEIATEPGHAPTSIKTLKV, via the coding sequence GCGCTCAAGGCCTCCGGTGGCATCAACCACACCCTCGCCCGCCACGTGGAGGGCGCCTCGCACATGGCCGAGGGCTACACCCGCACCCACGCGGGCAACATCGGCGTCTGCATCGGTACTTCCGGCCCGGCCGGCACCGACATGATCACGGGTCTGTACTCCGCGACCGGCGACTCCATCCCGATCCTGTGCGTCACCGGCCAGGCCCCGACCGCAGTGATCCACAAAGAGGACTTCCAGGCCGTCGACATCGCCTCGATCGCCAAGCCGGTCACCAAGATGGCCGTGACCGTGCTGGAGGCCGCGCAGGTCCCCGGCGTCTTCCAGCAGGCCTTCCACCTGATGCGCTCCGCCCGCCCCGGCCCGGTCCTGATCGACCTGCCGATCGACGTCCAGATGACCGAGATCGAGTTCGACCCGGAGACGTACGAGCCGCTCCCGGTCTACAAGCCCGCCGCCGCCCGCGCCCAGATCGAGAAGGCGATCGGGATGCTGAACGCCTCCGAGCGGCCGCTGATCGTCGCGGGCGGCGGCGTCATCAACGCCGATGCCGCCGAACTGCTCGTCGAATTCGCCGAGTTGACCGGCACCCCGGTCGTCCCCACCCTCATGGGCTGGGGCGTCCTGCCCGACGACCACGAGCTGAACGCCGGCATGGTGGGCCTCCAGACCTCGCACCGCTACGGCAACGCGACCTTCCTGGAGTCCGACTTCGTCCTCGGCATCGGCAACCGCTGGGCCAACCGCCACACCGGCAAACTCGACGTCTACACGGCCGGACGGAAGTTCGTCCACGTCGACATCGAGCCGACCCAGATCGGCAAGATCTTCGCCCCCGACTACGGCATCGCCTCCGACGCCAAGGCCGCGCTGGAGCTGTTCGTCGAGGTGGCGCGCGAGCTGAAGAAGGCCGGCGAGCTGCCCGACCGCTCCGCATGGGCGGCCTCGGCGCAGGAGCGGAAGTCGACCCTCCAGCGCCGGACGCACTTCGACGACATCCCGATCAAGCCGCAGCGCGTCTACGAGGAGATGAACAAGGCCTTCGGCCCGGAGACCCGGTACGTCTCCACCATCGGCCTCTCGCAGATCGCCGGCGCGCAGATGCTGCACGTGTACCGGCCCCGCCACTGGATCAACTGCGGCCAGGCCGGCCCGCTCGGCTGGACCATCCCGGCCGCGCTCGGCGTCGCCAAGGCCGACCCGGAGGCGCCCGTCGTCGCGCTCTCCGGCGACTACGACTTCCAGTTCATGATCGAGGAACTGGCCGTCGGCGCGCAGCACAAGATCCCGTACGTCCACGTCCTCGTCAACAACTCCTACCTGGGTCTGATCCGCCAGGCGCAGCGCGCGTTCGACATCGACTTCCAGGTCAACCTGGAGTTCGAGAACATCAACGCGCCCGAGCTCGGCGTGTACGGCGTCGATCACGTCAAGGTCGCCGAGGGCCTCGGCTGCAAGGCCATCCGCGTCACCGACCCCGCCGAACTCGGCGCCGCCTTCGAGCAGGCGAAGAAGCTCGCCGCCGAGTACCGGGTGCCGGTCGTCGTCGAGGCGATCCTGGAGCGCGTCACCAACATCTCCATGTCGACGACCAACGACATCGGCAACGTCGTGGAGTTCGAGGAGATCGCCACGGAGCCCGGCCATGCGCCGACGTCGATCAAGACGCTGAAGGTCTGA